One part of the Acidobacteriota bacterium genome encodes these proteins:
- a CDS encoding AAA family ATPase — translation MKLLRLRVKDFRGVAEREVSFLPRGVTVIEGPNESGKTSLADAIDLIFDKRASSTDRAVRSVQPVGRDVGSEVEVEVETGPYRFVFFKRFNKQHETVLRVHDPSPEDHSGREAHERAREILEETVDLDLWRALRVKQGNTFAQPEIGASRSLLASLEGASHGVGGEGEGVETESLFERIRETRELYFTAKAGRPTGELRDARLALEEAESNLAEVEAEYRRLEVDVERETDLADSRSTLREDLERAAAREREATEAKAEVDRLLAEVAEHKAALADERGKVELLRELVEAEGQRREMERDLKTSRAELAAALEAEKPIRAAHEAAAESASAAEATYAVGRQRLENRRRREELERRLRRYSARSQRLGVVDEALAGSSLTREALERLEGISREVDRKEAELGAVSATLHITAHEALDLQVGDATRSVRADDQAEIRIDRPVSLDLPALHLVLRPGRDPEGLRRRLEELEREIEEGCRAAGVENVAAASESFIRRQELEAERLRLRQEAAGEEPFEALEKELSQLLAADDDEGALQDPEALEKRLQTARGQLATRRQAATEAARAVAAARRLVRDLEIKAENGAERSARARALIGNLVEALAGDASAGGGPGQLDLFQAATRRSEGEGDQEESVADETSAFARALAEARRREDEARVRFASVEESLASTRPEAVRRRAETAMAQAEVLRRRLNSTEGELRELRGRLAAHRERDLFEGRQEARSRAEAARRAAQAVERRARAAERLWQAFGKARDAARETYSEPLRRHIEDLGRDLFGETFAVELDDELRIARRILLGEVLEVERLSAGTREQLALLSRLASAMVAARPATAASEGVPLIIDDALGSADPKRLAAMERVIERVGGHGQIILLTCFPERYRGILGASLVTFSKAPSGTL, via the coding sequence GTGAAACTGCTGCGCCTGCGGGTCAAGGACTTTCGCGGCGTCGCCGAGCGCGAGGTGTCCTTCCTGCCGCGTGGCGTGACGGTGATCGAGGGCCCCAACGAGAGCGGCAAGACCAGCCTGGCGGACGCCATCGACCTGATCTTCGACAAGCGAGCGTCGAGTACCGACCGGGCGGTGCGGTCCGTTCAGCCGGTCGGTCGCGACGTCGGTTCGGAGGTCGAAGTCGAGGTGGAAACCGGTCCCTATCGCTTCGTATTCTTCAAGCGCTTCAACAAGCAGCACGAGACGGTATTGCGGGTGCACGATCCGAGTCCCGAGGACCACTCCGGGCGCGAAGCGCACGAACGAGCCCGGGAGATCTTGGAAGAGACCGTCGATCTCGACCTCTGGCGGGCTCTGCGGGTGAAGCAAGGAAATACCTTCGCGCAGCCGGAAATCGGAGCGTCGCGCTCCCTGCTGGCTTCCCTCGAGGGTGCTTCTCACGGCGTCGGTGGTGAGGGCGAAGGGGTGGAGACGGAAAGCCTCTTCGAGCGCATTCGGGAGACCCGCGAGCTGTACTTCACCGCCAAGGCCGGTCGGCCGACGGGCGAACTGCGCGACGCCCGCCTCGCCCTGGAAGAGGCGGAGTCGAACCTGGCCGAGGTCGAGGCCGAGTATCGCCGGTTGGAGGTGGATGTCGAGCGCGAGACCGATCTCGCGGACAGCCGCTCCACCCTGCGGGAGGATTTGGAGCGGGCCGCCGCTCGCGAGCGCGAGGCGACGGAGGCCAAGGCCGAGGTCGACCGACTGCTGGCGGAGGTGGCGGAGCACAAGGCGGCGCTAGCCGACGAACGCGGCAAGGTCGAGCTGCTGCGCGAACTGGTCGAGGCGGAGGGCCAGCGTCGGGAGATGGAGCGGGATCTGAAGACATCGCGCGCCGAGCTGGCTGCCGCCCTCGAGGCGGAAAAGCCGATCCGGGCGGCGCACGAGGCCGCGGCGGAGTCGGCTTCGGCTGCCGAGGCGACCTATGCGGTAGGCCGGCAACGGCTGGAGAACCGTCGCCGCAGGGAAGAACTGGAGCGGCGGTTGCGGCGCTACAGCGCGCGCTCGCAGCGCTTGGGCGTCGTTGACGAAGCGCTCGCCGGTTCTTCTCTCACCCGCGAAGCACTGGAACGTCTGGAGGGGATCAGCCGCGAGGTCGACCGCAAAGAGGCGGAGCTCGGCGCGGTGAGCGCAACGCTCCACATCACCGCTCATGAGGCGCTCGATCTGCAGGTCGGCGACGCGACCCGCTCGGTGCGCGCCGATGACCAAGCCGAGATCCGAATCGACCGCCCGGTGTCGCTGGATCTACCGGCGCTCCACCTCGTACTTCGGCCGGGTCGCGACCCGGAAGGGCTGCGTCGCCGCCTCGAGGAACTTGAGAGGGAGATCGAAGAGGGCTGCCGGGCGGCCGGAGTCGAAAATGTTGCGGCGGCTTCCGAGAGCTTCATTCGACGCCAGGAGCTGGAGGCGGAACGTCTTCGCCTGCGGCAGGAGGCGGCCGGTGAGGAGCCGTTCGAAGCGCTCGAAAAGGAGCTGTCGCAGCTTTTGGCGGCGGATGACGACGAGGGTGCACTGCAGGATCCGGAGGCGCTCGAGAAGCGGTTGCAGACGGCGAGGGGCCAACTCGCCACCCGTCGCCAGGCGGCGACGGAGGCCGCTCGGGCGGTCGCGGCGGCCCGTCGGTTGGTGCGTGATCTCGAGATCAAGGCCGAGAACGGCGCCGAGCGTTCCGCCCGCGCCCGGGCCTTGATCGGCAATTTGGTCGAGGCTCTGGCCGGGGATGCCTCCGCCGGGGGAGGTCCCGGCCAGCTCGATCTCTTCCAAGCGGCGACGCGGCGAAGCGAAGGAGAGGGCGATCAGGAGGAATCGGTCGCTGATGAGACCTCTGCCTTCGCTCGAGCCCTGGCCGAGGCGAGGCGGCGCGAGGACGAGGCCCGCGTGCGATTCGCCTCGGTCGAAGAGAGCCTCGCTTCCACTCGGCCGGAGGCGGTGCGCCGCCGGGCCGAGACCGCCATGGCCCAGGCGGAGGTGCTCCGCCGACGTCTGAACTCGACCGAGGGGGAGCTGCGTGAGTTGCGCGGCCGCCTGGCGGCGCACCGCGAGCGAGATCTGTTCGAAGGCCGCCAGGAGGCGCGGTCGCGGGCCGAGGCGGCGCGCCGGGCGGCGCAGGCGGTGGAGCGCCGGGCGCGGGCGGCGGAACGTCTTTGGCAGGCCTTTGGCAAGGCCCGCGATGCGGCCCGCGAAACCTACAGCGAACCGCTGCGGCGGCATATCGAGGATCTGGGGCGAGATCTGTTCGGCGAAACCTTCGCGGTGGAGCTCGATGACGAGCTGCGCATTGCCCGGCGCATCCTGCTGGGGGAGGTGCTGGAAGTCGAACGGCTGAGCGCCGGGACCCGTGAGCAACTCGCCCTTCTCAGTCGGTTGGCGAGCGCCATGGTGGCCGCCAGACCGGCCACCGCGGCGTCCGAGGGCGTGCCGTTGATCATCGACGATGCGCTCGGTTCCGCCGACCCGAAGCGCCTGGCGGCGATGGAGCGGGTGATCGAGCGGGTGGGAGGGCATGGCCAGATCATCCTGCTCACCTGCTTCCCGGAGCGCTACCGGGGCATTCTCGGCGCCTCGCTGGTGACTTTTTCAAAGGCACCCTCTGGAACTCTCTAG
- a CDS encoding PA domain-containing protein → MKTLFTLVLFAALLAAPAFGAATITIVNVDGAGEGFNDPGPPLLPAPGNTGTTLGEQRLEVFLAAADLWGDVLESDVEIFVRASFDPLFCDATSAVLGSAGALVVQQDFDNAIFPGTWYHAALANKLAGVDLDPPPPVGLQGDDIQARFNVDIDNNPACLGPNNWYYGLDNLPAPGTTDLFQVVKHEIAHGLGFSNFANETTGALFLDTPDVYTQFTRDNTTGLLWSEMNDAERQASAINDQNVVWIGPASTNEAPNILGNPPVMEINSPGGIAGTYAAQGATYGPQLTAAGLTGNVVLAIDGAGPDPNDGCEPLTNGGAVAGNIVLINRGNCAFVTKSVNGDMAGATAVIVGNNIAPGLPPMGGTDPGTLNIPSVGISLADSDLIKGEPDGSVNVTLQLDLTQFSGTDANGFMKLFAPNPVQQGSSISHWDTTASPNLLMEPFINPDIGTDTDLTDELFADIGWFAGGVNVLEIPTIDTVGMIGLALLLLAAAFWVMSRRNRKGEVS, encoded by the coding sequence ATGAAGACTCTTTTCACCCTCGTTCTGTTTGCCGCCTTGCTGGCCGCGCCGGCCTTCGGTGCCGCCACCATCACCATCGTCAACGTCGATGGCGCTGGTGAGGGCTTCAACGATCCGGGTCCACCGCTGCTCCCGGCGCCGGGGAACACCGGAACCACCCTCGGTGAACAGCGCCTGGAGGTGTTCCTGGCGGCGGCCGACCTGTGGGGCGACGTCCTCGAAAGCGATGTCGAGATTTTCGTGCGGGCGAGCTTCGATCCGCTGTTCTGCGACGCCACTTCGGCGGTGCTCGGTTCTGCCGGTGCTCTGGTGGTGCAGCAGGATTTCGACAATGCGATTTTCCCGGGCACCTGGTATCACGCGGCGCTGGCCAACAAGCTGGCCGGAGTGGATCTGGATCCGCCGCCGCCGGTCGGCCTGCAGGGCGACGACATTCAGGCGCGCTTCAACGTCGACATCGACAACAACCCGGCTTGTCTGGGCCCGAACAACTGGTACTACGGGCTGGACAACCTGCCGGCTCCCGGCACCACCGATCTGTTCCAGGTGGTGAAGCACGAGATCGCCCACGGCCTCGGCTTCTCGAACTTTGCGAACGAGACCACCGGCGCCTTGTTCCTCGACACGCCGGACGTCTACACCCAGTTCACCCGCGACAACACGACCGGTCTGTTGTGGTCCGAGATGAACGACGCCGAGCGCCAGGCTTCGGCAATCAATGACCAGAACGTCGTGTGGATCGGCCCGGCTTCGACCAACGAGGCGCCCAACATTCTCGGCAACCCGCCGGTGATGGAGATCAACTCCCCCGGCGGCATCGCCGGTACCTACGCGGCCCAGGGCGCGACCTACGGCCCGCAGCTCACCGCCGCCGGATTGACCGGAAATGTTGTCCTGGCGATCGATGGCGCCGGTCCCGATCCGAACGATGGTTGTGAGCCGCTGACCAACGGCGGCGCCGTTGCCGGCAACATCGTGTTGATCAACCGTGGCAACTGCGCTTTCGTGACGAAGTCCGTCAACGGTGACATGGCCGGTGCCACGGCGGTGATCGTGGGCAACAACATCGCTCCGGGACTGCCCCCGATGGGCGGCACCGATCCGGGTACCCTCAACATCCCGAGCGTGGGTATCTCCCTGGCTGACAGCGATCTGATCAAGGGCGAGCCGGACGGTTCGGTCAACGTCACCCTGCAGCTCGATCTCACCCAGTTCTCCGGTACCGACGCCAACGGCTTCATGAAGCTGTTCGCGCCCAACCCGGTGCAGCAGGGTTCGTCGATCTCCCACTGGGACACGACGGCCAGCCCGAACCTGTTGATGGAGCCGTTCATCAACCCGGACATCGGGACGGACACCGATCTGACGGACGAACTCTTCGCCGACATCGGTTGGTTCGCCGGCGGAGTGAACGTGCTCGAGATCCCGACCATCGACACGGTGGGCATGATCGGCCTGGCGCTCCTGCTCCTCGCCGCCGCCTTCTGGGTGATGAGCCGCCGCAACCGCAAGGGCGAGGTGTCCTAG
- the thrS gene encoding threonine--tRNA ligase — translation MVKSSQLEKDRLYEIRHSAAHVMAQAVLELYPQARLGIGPPTETGFYYDFDLGPGDDGKPRTFTPEDLEAIEKGMRRIIGGRFPFDQRVVSAEEAKELLADQPYKVELIEGLERGEVDENGDEVEAPPEITTYRQDSFEDLCAGPHVEHTGKIPVDAFKLMSVAGAYWRGDEANPMMQRIYGTAWKNKKELRRHLDLLEEAKKRDHRKIGKDLEIFTFDDEIGPGLPLWLPNGGILIDELERLAKDLEFKAGYERVRTPHLSKETLFLKSGHLPYYQDSMYPPMEMDGADYYIKPMNCPFHHKIYASRPRSYRELPLRLAEYGTCYRYEKSGELFGLMRVRSLQMNDAHIYCAEDQFEAEFMAVIDMYLEYFRLFAVDSYFMRLSTHHKKGLGKKYVDNERLWLKTEDMVRQAMEKGGIPFVEVADEAAFYGPKIDVQIESVIGKEFTLATNQVDFAQPDRFELRFVTAEGAEATPLCIHRAPLSTHERLVGFLIEHFGGAFPPWLAPQQVRLVPISDTHNDYAQRVVSQLREAGIRADADLASERMNAKIRKAQLLKIPYMLVVGDREMEEGTVAVRKRDGSRQNAVPVEEFRTDLAARIARRESDL, via the coding sequence ATGGTGAAGTCGAGCCAACTCGAAAAAGACCGTCTCTATGAGATCCGCCACAGCGCGGCCCACGTGATGGCGCAGGCGGTACTGGAGCTGTATCCGCAAGCCCGTCTTGGCATCGGCCCGCCGACGGAGACCGGTTTCTATTACGACTTCGACCTCGGTCCCGGGGACGACGGCAAACCCCGAACCTTCACGCCGGAGGATCTGGAGGCGATCGAGAAGGGCATGCGCCGGATCATCGGCGGCCGCTTCCCCTTCGATCAGCGGGTGGTGAGCGCCGAAGAGGCGAAGGAGCTCCTCGCCGACCAGCCCTACAAGGTGGAGTTGATCGAGGGCCTGGAACGCGGTGAGGTGGACGAGAACGGCGACGAGGTGGAAGCGCCGCCGGAGATCACCACCTACCGACAGGACTCCTTCGAGGATCTGTGCGCCGGACCGCACGTCGAACACACCGGCAAGATCCCGGTAGACGCCTTCAAGCTGATGAGCGTCGCCGGCGCCTACTGGCGGGGCGACGAGGCGAATCCGATGATGCAGCGCATCTATGGCACCGCCTGGAAGAACAAGAAGGAACTGCGCCGCCACCTCGACCTGCTGGAAGAGGCCAAGAAGCGCGATCACCGCAAGATCGGCAAGGATCTGGAGATCTTCACCTTCGACGATGAGATCGGTCCCGGGCTGCCGCTCTGGCTGCCGAACGGCGGCATCCTGATCGACGAACTCGAACGGCTCGCCAAGGACCTGGAGTTCAAGGCCGGCTACGAGCGGGTGCGCACGCCTCACCTCTCCAAGGAGACGCTCTTCCTGAAAAGCGGACATCTGCCCTACTACCAGGACAGCATGTATCCGCCGATGGAGATGGACGGCGCCGACTACTACATCAAGCCGATGAACTGCCCGTTCCATCACAAGATCTACGCCAGCCGGCCGCGCTCCTACCGGGAGTTGCCGCTGCGACTGGCGGAGTACGGCACCTGCTACCGCTATGAGAAAAGCGGTGAGCTCTTCGGCCTGATGCGGGTGCGCTCGCTGCAGATGAACGACGCCCACATCTACTGCGCCGAGGACCAGTTCGAGGCGGAGTTCATGGCGGTGATCGACATGTACTTGGAGTATTTCCGGCTGTTCGCCGTCGACAGCTACTTCATGCGCCTCTCGACCCACCACAAAAAGGGTCTGGGCAAGAAGTATGTCGACAACGAGCGCCTGTGGCTGAAGACCGAGGACATGGTGCGCCAGGCGATGGAAAAGGGCGGCATTCCGTTCGTCGAGGTGGCCGATGAAGCGGCCTTCTACGGGCCGAAGATCGACGTGCAGATCGAGAGCGTGATCGGCAAGGAATTCACCCTCGCCACCAATCAGGTGGACTTCGCCCAGCCGGACCGCTTCGAACTGAGGTTCGTCACCGCCGAGGGCGCCGAGGCCACGCCGCTGTGCATCCACCGGGCGCCGCTCTCCACCCATGAGCGCTTGGTGGGTTTTCTGATCGAACACTTCGGCGGCGCCTTCCCGCCGTGGCTGGCGCCGCAGCAGGTGCGCCTGGTACCGATCTCCGATACCCACAACGACTATGCCCAGCGGGTTGTGTCCCAACTGCGGGAGGCCGGCATCCGGGCCGATGCGGATCTCGCCTCGGAGCGCATGAACGCCAAAATCCGCAAAGCGCAGCTCCTGAAGATTCCCTACATGCTGGTGGTGGGCGATCGCGAGATGGAAGAGGGCACCGTCGCCGTGCGCAAGCGCGACGGCTCGCGGCAGAACGCCGTTCCGGTAGAGGAGTTCCGAACCGACCTCGCGGCCCGCATCGCGCGGCGCGAGAGCGATTTGTAA